The following coding sequences are from one Triticum dicoccoides isolate Atlit2015 ecotype Zavitan chromosome 4A, WEW_v2.0, whole genome shotgun sequence window:
- the LOC119284540 gene encoding polyadenylate-binding protein-interacting protein 7-like isoform X5, whose amino-acid sequence MSIEERKISLINRTTSLNPNAVEFVPSCLRSVSDASNRSDTTKIPVSESSKEISTDQPESVPSNPDEEAHRYWQQQLPDDITPDFNVLGQDETPGPDSLSLTGLSMNDGFGASLFSPNQTSRMQHHASPFVRDTLSTRAKFEFPGQEQPQATIMSPTASTMSPTAAPWVKTVRNGGQYGTNRRDASHYNGDSSIGSSLQSDAYYRNRRSFRSSMDSMTQLEQNKVDGRLNQNLRSLSFGHSSPPSPVSYAQNGLANYNKEAFGLPNSPYRSHSAILTDDIISPSAGRERLSLGSPRGRLSNNTLQNIAGVQTGQTWLDTDATANMFLEKDEVHDFASLRHALLEQQDRQAFLTGGNPLAKELNIKELYSIQSRLAQEKARENIYQQRFQMPELQGLIQEQNPAIDLCGLHASEAMHVLNNELNNRRKIARSTGRRLQVIIISNPRTPARLTAAIEQYLLEHGLQYTQAQPGLFRVLLQ is encoded by the exons ATGTCCATTGAAGAAAGGAAAATAAGTTTGATAAACAGGACGACTTCGTTAAATCCTAACGCGGTAGAATTTGTTCCTTCATGCCTTAGATCTGTGAGTGATGCTTCAAACAGATCGGACACAACCAAGATTCCTGTCTCAGAGTCCTCCAAGGAAATCAGCACAGACCAACCAGAGTCCGTACCAAGCAACCCTGATGAAGAAGCACACCGGTATTGGCAACAACAGCTTCCAGATGATATCACCCCTGATTTCAACGTTCTTGGCCAAGATGAGACTCCTGGACCTGACAGTCTTTCACTCACGGGCCTCTCAATGAATGATGGCTTTGGTGCTTCATTATTTTCTCCAAACCAGACATCAAGAATGCAGCACCATGCTTCTCCATTTGTTAGGGACACGCTAAGTACACGAGCGAAGTTTGAATTTCCTGGCCAAgaacagccgcaagctactattatGAGTCCCACTGCAAGTACTATGAGTCCAACTGCTGCTCCATGGGTAAAGACAGTAAGAAATGGTGGTCAATATGGTACAAACAGAAGGGATGCTAGTCACTACAATGGAGATTCTAGCATTG GATCCTCACTGCAGTCTGATGCTTATTACAGAAACCGGCGTAGCTTTAGGTCAAGTATGGACAGCATGACTCAGCTGGAG CAGAATAAAGTTGATGGACGACTCAATCAGAATCTCAGGTCACTGTCATTTGGACATTCAAGTCCCCCATCACCAGTATCAtatgctcaaaatggtcttgccaacTATAACAAAGAGGCTTTTGGTCTGCCGAACAGTCCATACAGATCTCATTCAGCCATACTCACAGATGATATAATTTCACCTTCAGCTGGCAGGGAACGTTTATCCCTAGGTTCTCCAAGGGGGAG GCTCTCAAACAACACACTGCAAAACATTGCTGGAGTTCAAACGGGACAAACTTGGCTCGACACAGATGCTACGG CTAACATGTTTTTGGAAAAGGATGAAGTTCATGATTTTGCAAGTCTAAGACATGCACTTCTTGAACAG CAGGATAGACAAGCTTTTCTAACTGGTGGCAATCCTTTAGCAAAGGAACTAAATATTAAGGAGCTGTACTCTATCCAAAGCAGATTAGCTCAGGAGAAGGCTAGAGAAAATATATATCAACAGAG ATTCCAGATGCCAGAGTTGCAAGGCCTCATCCAGGAGCAGAATCCCGCGATCGATCTTTGTGGTCTTCATGCAAGTGAGGCGATGCACGTCCTGAACAACGAACTCAACAACCGGAGGAAGATCGCCCGTTCCACGGGCCGCCGGCTCCAGGTCATCATTATCTCTAACCCCCGTACCCCTGCGAGGCTGACTGCCGCCATCGAGCAGTACCTCCTGGAGCATGGCCTTCAGTACACGCAGGCACAGCCGGGCCTCTTCCGCGTCCTGCTGCAGTGA
- the LOC119288479 gene encoding aspartic proteinase nepenthesin-2-like, whose amino-acid sequence MGMVRQRPSGVAVAAALVTLQLLLLPSPASSQAQVLLLRYMIRARPLITKVVTDFLQNRAAEGVTDIFRRQQNDESGDVPVPAGPDAQAQAQLGSAAVETAGLVVFDLAVGTRTISGVMDISSQLVWTQCVQTPLSVQPTESGGGSFSWLPCASPACQRVLSRTCILDSDGCSYVATYGSDATAYTSGYLATDTFTFGNTSVPGMVLGCSAVSTVDLSLAGASSVIGFGRGPLSLVSQLNLSRFSYFLATDDSDSSETVIRLGDDAVPRTSSSRSTPLLRSTMHTDMYYVRLTGVQVDGKALSSIPAGAFELQADGSGGVFLSTTVPVTYLEEAAYSVLRRALVSRIQSQGVSPFDSQDLEHLCYPSPSFVNVKVPRLTLVFDGVGAAMELKPENYFFKDGAAGGLVCLTILPSRGGSVLGSLLQTGRNMIYDIGAERLTFETAEAPPPEAPSPSEREEDVSPKEKKTAEAPALSLRLWQWLSKLSLVMKIVVVAIVAAAVVFAWRTYTARQNALPRPAGRPEQ is encoded by the coding sequence ATGGGTATGGTTCGGCAAAGACCAAGTGGAGTGGCCGTGGCGGCGGCTCTAGTTACTCTCCAGCTTCTCCTTCTCCCCTCGCCCGCCTCGTCGCAGGCGCAGGTCCTCCTGCTTCGTTACATGATCCGCGCCAGGCCACTCATCACCAAGGTCGTCACGGATTTCTTGCAGAACCGCGCCGCCGAGGGTGTGACAGACATCTTCCGGCGACAGCAAAATGACGAGAGCGGCGACGTCCCGGTGCCGGCGGGCCCAGACGCGCAGGCGCAGGCTCAGCTGGGCAGTGCGGCTGTCGAAACCGCCGGCCTCGTCGTCTTCGACCTCGCCGTCGGGACGCGGACCATCTCCGGCGTCATGGACATCTCCTCCCAGCTCGTCTGGACGCAGTGCGTGCAGACGCCCCTCTCCGTGCAGCCCACCGAGTCCGGGGGAGGCTCCTTCTCGTGGCTCCCCTGCGCCAGCCCGGCGTGCCAGCGCGTGCTCAGCCGGACCTGCATCCTCGACAGCGACGGCTGCAGCTACGTCGCCACGTACGGCAGCGACGCCACCGCCTACACGTCCGGCTACCTGGCCACCGACACCTTCACCTTCGGGAACACGTCTGTCCCCGGCATGGTGCTGGGCTGCAGCGCCGTGAGCACGGTCGACCTCTCCCTTGCCGGCGCGTCCAGCGTCATCGGCTTTGGCAGAGGGCCCCTCTCCCTCGTGTCacagctcaacctctcaaggttctcctACTTCCTCGCGACCGACGACTCCGACAGCTCCGAGACCGTCATCCGTCTGGGCGACGACGCCGTGCCGCGGACCAGTAGCAGCCGCTCCACGCCACTACTCAGAAGCACCATGCACACCGACATGTACTACGTCAGGCTCACCGGCGTCCAGGTCGACGGCAAGGCGCTGAGCAGCATCCCGGCGGGAGCGTTCGAGCTCCAGGCGGACGGCTCCGGCGGGGTGTTCCTGAGCACGACGGTGCCCGTGACGTACCTCGAGGAGGCCGCCTACAGCGTGCTAAGGCGAGCTCTGGTGAGCAGGATCCAATCGCAGGGGGTGAGTCCATTCGACAGCCAGGACCTCGAGCACCTGTGCTACCCGTCGCCGTCCTTTGTTAACGTGAAGGTCCCGAGGCTGACGTTGGTGTTCGACGGCGTGGGAGCGGCGATGGAGCTCAAGCCGGAGAACTACTTCTTCAAGGACGGTGCCGCCGGAGGGCTAGTGTGCCTGACCATACTGCCGTCGAGGGGCGGATCGGTCCTGGGAAGCCTGCTCCAGACGGGCAGGAACATGATCTACGACATTGGTGCCGAACGGCTGACGTTCGAGACCGCGGAGGCGCCGCCGCCGGAGGCTCCTTCTCCGAGCGAAAGGGAGGAGGATGTTTCTCCGAAAGAAAAGAAGACCGCGGAGGCTCCGGCGCTGTCGCTGCGGCTGTGGCAGTGGCTGTCCAAGTTGTCACTGGTGATGAAGATTGTTGTTGTGGCCATCGTTGCGGCCGCGGTGGTGTTTGCCTGGCGTACTTATACAGCTCGCCAGAATGCATTGCCACGGCCAGCTGGACGTCCTGAACAGTGA
- the LOC119284540 gene encoding polyadenylate-binding protein-interacting protein 7-like isoform X1 yields MSIEERKISLINRTTSLNPNAVEFVPSCLRSVSDASNRSDTTKIPVSESSKEISTDQPESVPSNPDEEAHRYWQQQLPDDITPDFNVLGQDETPGPDSLSLTGLSMNDGFGASLFSPNQTSRMQHHASPFVRDTLSTRAKFEFPGQEQPQATIMSPTASTMSPTAAPWVKTVRNGGQYGTNRRDASHYNGDSSIGSSLQSDAYYRNRRSFRSSMDSMTQLEQNKVDGRLNQNLRSLSFGHSSPPSPVSYAQNGLANYNKEAFGLPNSPYRSHSAILTDDIISPSAGRERLSLGSPRGRYKTTNLPVTSLGSSRGSHLLAGSYNGNHDRLSNNTLQNIAGVQTGQTWLDTDATANMFLEKDEVHDFASLRHALLEQQDRQAFLTGGNPLAKELNIKELYSIQSRLAQEKARENIYQQRFQMPELQGLIQEQNPAIDLCGLHASEAMHVLNNELNNRRKIARSTGRRLQVIIISNPRTPARLTAAIEQYLLEHGLQYTQAQPGLFRVLLQ; encoded by the exons ATGTCCATTGAAGAAAGGAAAATAAGTTTGATAAACAGGACGACTTCGTTAAATCCTAACGCGGTAGAATTTGTTCCTTCATGCCTTAGATCTGTGAGTGATGCTTCAAACAGATCGGACACAACCAAGATTCCTGTCTCAGAGTCCTCCAAGGAAATCAGCACAGACCAACCAGAGTCCGTACCAAGCAACCCTGATGAAGAAGCACACCGGTATTGGCAACAACAGCTTCCAGATGATATCACCCCTGATTTCAACGTTCTTGGCCAAGATGAGACTCCTGGACCTGACAGTCTTTCACTCACGGGCCTCTCAATGAATGATGGCTTTGGTGCTTCATTATTTTCTCCAAACCAGACATCAAGAATGCAGCACCATGCTTCTCCATTTGTTAGGGACACGCTAAGTACACGAGCGAAGTTTGAATTTCCTGGCCAAgaacagccgcaagctactattatGAGTCCCACTGCAAGTACTATGAGTCCAACTGCTGCTCCATGGGTAAAGACAGTAAGAAATGGTGGTCAATATGGTACAAACAGAAGGGATGCTAGTCACTACAATGGAGATTCTAGCATTG GATCCTCACTGCAGTCTGATGCTTATTACAGAAACCGGCGTAGCTTTAGGTCAAGTATGGACAGCATGACTCAGCTGGAG CAGAATAAAGTTGATGGACGACTCAATCAGAATCTCAGGTCACTGTCATTTGGACATTCAAGTCCCCCATCACCAGTATCAtatgctcaaaatggtcttgccaacTATAACAAAGAGGCTTTTGGTCTGCCGAACAGTCCATACAGATCTCATTCAGCCATACTCACAGATGATATAATTTCACCTTCAGCTGGCAGGGAACGTTTATCCCTAGGTTCTCCAAGGGGGAGGTACAAGACAACTAATTTGCCTGTTACTAGTCTTGGTTCAAGCAGAGGCTCTCATCTGTTGGCTGGCTCATACAATGGTAATCATGATAGGCTCTCAAACAACACACTGCAAAACATTGCTGGAGTTCAAACGGGACAAACTTGGCTCGACACAGATGCTACGG CTAACATGTTTTTGGAAAAGGATGAAGTTCATGATTTTGCAAGTCTAAGACATGCACTTCTTGAACAG CAGGATAGACAAGCTTTTCTAACTGGTGGCAATCCTTTAGCAAAGGAACTAAATATTAAGGAGCTGTACTCTATCCAAAGCAGATTAGCTCAGGAGAAGGCTAGAGAAAATATATATCAACAGAG ATTCCAGATGCCAGAGTTGCAAGGCCTCATCCAGGAGCAGAATCCCGCGATCGATCTTTGTGGTCTTCATGCAAGTGAGGCGATGCACGTCCTGAACAACGAACTCAACAACCGGAGGAAGATCGCCCGTTCCACGGGCCGCCGGCTCCAGGTCATCATTATCTCTAACCCCCGTACCCCTGCGAGGCTGACTGCCGCCATCGAGCAGTACCTCCTGGAGCATGGCCTTCAGTACACGCAGGCACAGCCGGGCCTCTTCCGCGTCCTGCTGCAGTGA
- the LOC119284540 gene encoding polyadenylate-binding protein-interacting protein 7-like isoform X3, with product MSIEERKISLINRTTSLNPNAVEFVPSCLRSVSDASNRSDTTKIPVSESSKEISTDQPESVPSNPDEEAHRYWQQQLPDDITPDFNVLGQDETPGPDSLSLTGLSMNDGFGASLFSPNQTSRMQHHASPFVRDTLSTRAKFEFPGQEQPQATIMSPTASTMSPTAAPWVKTVRNGGQYGTNRRDASHYNGDSSIGSSLQSDAYYRNRRSFRSSMDSMTQLEQNKVDGRLNQNLRSLSFGHSSPPSPVSYAQNGLANYNKEAFGLPNSPYRSHSAILTDDIISPSAGRERLSLGSPRGRYKTTNLPVTSLGSSRGSHLLAGSYNGNHDRLSNNTLQNIAGVQTGQTWLDTDATANMFLEKDEVHDFASLRHALLEQDRQAFLTGGNPLAKELNIKELYSIQSRLAQEKARENIYQQRFQMPELQGLIQEQNPAIDLCGLHASEAMHVLNNELNNRRKIARSTGRRLQVIIISNPRTPARLTAAIEQYLLEHGLQYTQAQPGLFRVLLQ from the exons ATGTCCATTGAAGAAAGGAAAATAAGTTTGATAAACAGGACGACTTCGTTAAATCCTAACGCGGTAGAATTTGTTCCTTCATGCCTTAGATCTGTGAGTGATGCTTCAAACAGATCGGACACAACCAAGATTCCTGTCTCAGAGTCCTCCAAGGAAATCAGCACAGACCAACCAGAGTCCGTACCAAGCAACCCTGATGAAGAAGCACACCGGTATTGGCAACAACAGCTTCCAGATGATATCACCCCTGATTTCAACGTTCTTGGCCAAGATGAGACTCCTGGACCTGACAGTCTTTCACTCACGGGCCTCTCAATGAATGATGGCTTTGGTGCTTCATTATTTTCTCCAAACCAGACATCAAGAATGCAGCACCATGCTTCTCCATTTGTTAGGGACACGCTAAGTACACGAGCGAAGTTTGAATTTCCTGGCCAAgaacagccgcaagctactattatGAGTCCCACTGCAAGTACTATGAGTCCAACTGCTGCTCCATGGGTAAAGACAGTAAGAAATGGTGGTCAATATGGTACAAACAGAAGGGATGCTAGTCACTACAATGGAGATTCTAGCATTG GATCCTCACTGCAGTCTGATGCTTATTACAGAAACCGGCGTAGCTTTAGGTCAAGTATGGACAGCATGACTCAGCTGGAG CAGAATAAAGTTGATGGACGACTCAATCAGAATCTCAGGTCACTGTCATTTGGACATTCAAGTCCCCCATCACCAGTATCAtatgctcaaaatggtcttgccaacTATAACAAAGAGGCTTTTGGTCTGCCGAACAGTCCATACAGATCTCATTCAGCCATACTCACAGATGATATAATTTCACCTTCAGCTGGCAGGGAACGTTTATCCCTAGGTTCTCCAAGGGGGAGGTACAAGACAACTAATTTGCCTGTTACTAGTCTTGGTTCAAGCAGAGGCTCTCATCTGTTGGCTGGCTCATACAATGGTAATCATGATAGGCTCTCAAACAACACACTGCAAAACATTGCTGGAGTTCAAACGGGACAAACTTGGCTCGACACAGATGCTACGG CTAACATGTTTTTGGAAAAGGATGAAGTTCATGATTTTGCAAGTCTAAGACATGCACTTCTTGAACAG GATAGACAAGCTTTTCTAACTGGTGGCAATCCTTTAGCAAAGGAACTAAATATTAAGGAGCTGTACTCTATCCAAAGCAGATTAGCTCAGGAGAAGGCTAGAGAAAATATATATCAACAGAG ATTCCAGATGCCAGAGTTGCAAGGCCTCATCCAGGAGCAGAATCCCGCGATCGATCTTTGTGGTCTTCATGCAAGTGAGGCGATGCACGTCCTGAACAACGAACTCAACAACCGGAGGAAGATCGCCCGTTCCACGGGCCGCCGGCTCCAGGTCATCATTATCTCTAACCCCCGTACCCCTGCGAGGCTGACTGCCGCCATCGAGCAGTACCTCCTGGAGCATGGCCTTCAGTACACGCAGGCACAGCCGGGCCTCTTCCGCGTCCTGCTGCAGTGA
- the LOC119284540 gene encoding polyadenylate-binding protein-interacting protein 7-like isoform X4, protein MSIEERKISLINRTTSLNPNAVEFVPSCLRSVSDASNRSDTTKIPVSESSKEISTDQPESVPSNPDEEAHRYWQQQLPDDITPDFNVLGQDETPGPDSLSLTGLSMNDGFGASLFSPNQTSRMQHHASPFVRDTLSTRAKFEFPGQEQPQATIMSPTASTMSPTAAPWVKTVRNGGQYGTNRRDASHYNGDSSIGSSLQSDAYYRNRRSFRSSMDSMTQLENKVDGRLNQNLRSLSFGHSSPPSPVSYAQNGLANYNKEAFGLPNSPYRSHSAILTDDIISPSAGRERLSLGSPRGRYKTTNLPVTSLGSSRGSHLLAGSYNGNHDRLSNNTLQNIAGVQTGQTWLDTDATANMFLEKDEVHDFASLRHALLEQDRQAFLTGGNPLAKELNIKELYSIQSRLAQEKARENIYQQRFQMPELQGLIQEQNPAIDLCGLHASEAMHVLNNELNNRRKIARSTGRRLQVIIISNPRTPARLTAAIEQYLLEHGLQYTQAQPGLFRVLLQ, encoded by the exons ATGTCCATTGAAGAAAGGAAAATAAGTTTGATAAACAGGACGACTTCGTTAAATCCTAACGCGGTAGAATTTGTTCCTTCATGCCTTAGATCTGTGAGTGATGCTTCAAACAGATCGGACACAACCAAGATTCCTGTCTCAGAGTCCTCCAAGGAAATCAGCACAGACCAACCAGAGTCCGTACCAAGCAACCCTGATGAAGAAGCACACCGGTATTGGCAACAACAGCTTCCAGATGATATCACCCCTGATTTCAACGTTCTTGGCCAAGATGAGACTCCTGGACCTGACAGTCTTTCACTCACGGGCCTCTCAATGAATGATGGCTTTGGTGCTTCATTATTTTCTCCAAACCAGACATCAAGAATGCAGCACCATGCTTCTCCATTTGTTAGGGACACGCTAAGTACACGAGCGAAGTTTGAATTTCCTGGCCAAgaacagccgcaagctactattatGAGTCCCACTGCAAGTACTATGAGTCCAACTGCTGCTCCATGGGTAAAGACAGTAAGAAATGGTGGTCAATATGGTACAAACAGAAGGGATGCTAGTCACTACAATGGAGATTCTAGCATTG GATCCTCACTGCAGTCTGATGCTTATTACAGAAACCGGCGTAGCTTTAGGTCAAGTATGGACAGCATGACTCAGCTGGAG AATAAAGTTGATGGACGACTCAATCAGAATCTCAGGTCACTGTCATTTGGACATTCAAGTCCCCCATCACCAGTATCAtatgctcaaaatggtcttgccaacTATAACAAAGAGGCTTTTGGTCTGCCGAACAGTCCATACAGATCTCATTCAGCCATACTCACAGATGATATAATTTCACCTTCAGCTGGCAGGGAACGTTTATCCCTAGGTTCTCCAAGGGGGAGGTACAAGACAACTAATTTGCCTGTTACTAGTCTTGGTTCAAGCAGAGGCTCTCATCTGTTGGCTGGCTCATACAATGGTAATCATGATAGGCTCTCAAACAACACACTGCAAAACATTGCTGGAGTTCAAACGGGACAAACTTGGCTCGACACAGATGCTACGG CTAACATGTTTTTGGAAAAGGATGAAGTTCATGATTTTGCAAGTCTAAGACATGCACTTCTTGAACAG GATAGACAAGCTTTTCTAACTGGTGGCAATCCTTTAGCAAAGGAACTAAATATTAAGGAGCTGTACTCTATCCAAAGCAGATTAGCTCAGGAGAAGGCTAGAGAAAATATATATCAACAGAG ATTCCAGATGCCAGAGTTGCAAGGCCTCATCCAGGAGCAGAATCCCGCGATCGATCTTTGTGGTCTTCATGCAAGTGAGGCGATGCACGTCCTGAACAACGAACTCAACAACCGGAGGAAGATCGCCCGTTCCACGGGCCGCCGGCTCCAGGTCATCATTATCTCTAACCCCCGTACCCCTGCGAGGCTGACTGCCGCCATCGAGCAGTACCTCCTGGAGCATGGCCTTCAGTACACGCAGGCACAGCCGGGCCTCTTCCGCGTCCTGCTGCAGTGA
- the LOC119284540 gene encoding polyadenylate-binding protein-interacting protein 7-like isoform X2, which yields MSIEERKISLINRTTSLNPNAVEFVPSCLRSVSDASNRSDTTKIPVSESSKEISTDQPESVPSNPDEEAHRYWQQQLPDDITPDFNVLGQDETPGPDSLSLTGLSMNDGFGASLFSPNQTSRMQHHASPFVRDTLSTRAKFEFPGQEQPQATIMSPTASTMSPTAAPWVKTVRNGGQYGTNRRDASHYNGDSSIGSSLQSDAYYRNRRSFRSSMDSMTQLENKVDGRLNQNLRSLSFGHSSPPSPVSYAQNGLANYNKEAFGLPNSPYRSHSAILTDDIISPSAGRERLSLGSPRGRYKTTNLPVTSLGSSRGSHLLAGSYNGNHDRLSNNTLQNIAGVQTGQTWLDTDATANMFLEKDEVHDFASLRHALLEQQDRQAFLTGGNPLAKELNIKELYSIQSRLAQEKARENIYQQRFQMPELQGLIQEQNPAIDLCGLHASEAMHVLNNELNNRRKIARSTGRRLQVIIISNPRTPARLTAAIEQYLLEHGLQYTQAQPGLFRVLLQ from the exons ATGTCCATTGAAGAAAGGAAAATAAGTTTGATAAACAGGACGACTTCGTTAAATCCTAACGCGGTAGAATTTGTTCCTTCATGCCTTAGATCTGTGAGTGATGCTTCAAACAGATCGGACACAACCAAGATTCCTGTCTCAGAGTCCTCCAAGGAAATCAGCACAGACCAACCAGAGTCCGTACCAAGCAACCCTGATGAAGAAGCACACCGGTATTGGCAACAACAGCTTCCAGATGATATCACCCCTGATTTCAACGTTCTTGGCCAAGATGAGACTCCTGGACCTGACAGTCTTTCACTCACGGGCCTCTCAATGAATGATGGCTTTGGTGCTTCATTATTTTCTCCAAACCAGACATCAAGAATGCAGCACCATGCTTCTCCATTTGTTAGGGACACGCTAAGTACACGAGCGAAGTTTGAATTTCCTGGCCAAgaacagccgcaagctactattatGAGTCCCACTGCAAGTACTATGAGTCCAACTGCTGCTCCATGGGTAAAGACAGTAAGAAATGGTGGTCAATATGGTACAAACAGAAGGGATGCTAGTCACTACAATGGAGATTCTAGCATTG GATCCTCACTGCAGTCTGATGCTTATTACAGAAACCGGCGTAGCTTTAGGTCAAGTATGGACAGCATGACTCAGCTGGAG AATAAAGTTGATGGACGACTCAATCAGAATCTCAGGTCACTGTCATTTGGACATTCAAGTCCCCCATCACCAGTATCAtatgctcaaaatggtcttgccaacTATAACAAAGAGGCTTTTGGTCTGCCGAACAGTCCATACAGATCTCATTCAGCCATACTCACAGATGATATAATTTCACCTTCAGCTGGCAGGGAACGTTTATCCCTAGGTTCTCCAAGGGGGAGGTACAAGACAACTAATTTGCCTGTTACTAGTCTTGGTTCAAGCAGAGGCTCTCATCTGTTGGCTGGCTCATACAATGGTAATCATGATAGGCTCTCAAACAACACACTGCAAAACATTGCTGGAGTTCAAACGGGACAAACTTGGCTCGACACAGATGCTACGG CTAACATGTTTTTGGAAAAGGATGAAGTTCATGATTTTGCAAGTCTAAGACATGCACTTCTTGAACAG CAGGATAGACAAGCTTTTCTAACTGGTGGCAATCCTTTAGCAAAGGAACTAAATATTAAGGAGCTGTACTCTATCCAAAGCAGATTAGCTCAGGAGAAGGCTAGAGAAAATATATATCAACAGAG ATTCCAGATGCCAGAGTTGCAAGGCCTCATCCAGGAGCAGAATCCCGCGATCGATCTTTGTGGTCTTCATGCAAGTGAGGCGATGCACGTCCTGAACAACGAACTCAACAACCGGAGGAAGATCGCCCGTTCCACGGGCCGCCGGCTCCAGGTCATCATTATCTCTAACCCCCGTACCCCTGCGAGGCTGACTGCCGCCATCGAGCAGTACCTCCTGGAGCATGGCCTTCAGTACACGCAGGCACAGCCGGGCCTCTTCCGCGTCCTGCTGCAGTGA